The following coding sequences lie in one Rutidosis leptorrhynchoides isolate AG116_Rl617_1_P2 chromosome 4, CSIRO_AGI_Rlap_v1, whole genome shotgun sequence genomic window:
- the LOC139840713 gene encoding uncharacterized protein: MAHELMDQIEQRGKAPASSETKTFDNKIKWNNNNSGKNYNQQPYKGRYPLCAKCNWHHPGHCNKVCDKCKKNEHIASECKAGTDVCYGCEKTGYFRKYCPTANKNTEPARGRAFNIDSNEARDDPKLVMGTFLLDNHHSYVLFDSGADRSFVSRDFCHNLKNHNHASVTCGRLILVIQSYEFLVDSRLINWGCWPGQAAESLNGIDVIPIKLGSFDLVVGMYWLAENRADIVCYQKMICIPVTEDEPLMVYGERSNTPLHFINCLKAHKHIRKGCLAMLVHVSKTEPEVKKLEDELTVRDFPDVFSDELPGLPPHRDVDF, from the exons ATGGCACATGAGTTAATGGATCAAATTGAACAGCGAGGAAAGGCTCCTGCATCATCTGAGACAAAAACTTTTGACAACAAGATAAAGTGGAATAACAACAACTCTGGAAAGAACTACAACCAGCAGCCCTATAAGGGAAG GTATCCGTTATGTGCTAAATGCAACTGGCATCACCCGGGACATTGCAACAAGGTGTGTGATAAGTGTAAGAAGAATGAACACATAGCCTCGGAGTGTAAAGCTGGTACAGATGTTTGTTATGGATGCGAAAAAACTGGTTATTTTAGAAAGTACTGTCCGACTGCGAATAAGAATACTGAACCTGCTAGGGGCAGAGCTTTCAACATCGACTCCaatgaagctcgtgatgatcctaagTTAGTCATGGGTACATTTTTACTCGACAATCATCATTCTTATGTACTTTTTGATTCTGGTGCTGATAGGAGttttgtgtctagagatttttgccataatcttaagaatcAT AATCACGCATCTGTCacgtgtggaagacttatactagtgatacagagttatgagtttttGGTAGACTCTAGACTGATCAACTGGGGTTGTTGGCCCGGCCAGGCTgccgagtctctcaatgg AATAGATGTAATCCCGATTaagctgggaagttttgaccttgtggttggaatgtacTGGTTAGCTGAGAATAGAGCCGATATTGTTTGTTACCAGAAAATGATTTGCATTCCTGTTACCGAAGATGAGCCTTTGATGGTGTATGGAGAGAGAAGTAATACACCGTTGCATttcattaattgtttgaaggcaCATAAGCACAtaagaaagggttgtcttgctatgctggttcacgtAAGCAAAACTGAACCTGAAGTCAAGAAACTCGAAGATGAGCTGACTGTTAGGGACTTTCCCGatgttttttcggacgagttacccgGACTGCCACCACATAGAGATGTAGATTTTTAG